A single genomic interval of Cucumis sativus cultivar 9930 chromosome 5, Cucumber_9930_V3, whole genome shotgun sequence harbors:
- the LOC101204227 gene encoding BTB/POZ domain-containing protein At3g05675, with amino-acid sequence MSILPSAKFADLSPTKDVFVSALGFALSINSPCAPFGDELQRSAQEQVDYMLRADADTSLVIKDDEVKSVLKTGLFRTCRSFERELSSLLLEPDLASQAKEDKILRTLSDLEWICSLLPKMNLMKDFVYNWIEISGNILKVIEDEKLNSLMWGLKLKLIEMTNKALEAVGYGTVILPAPYRLSLLKFWLPYIRKMKPLLDSKCIAETDFRYKMDEELCMNIEGAIVSMVLALPSNDQAGILADWMKAEEIQYPDLTDAFELWCYRTKSAKRRLIEGFDGACSDNSDDGTISF; translated from the coding sequence ATGTCCATACTTCCTAGTGCCAAATTTGCAGATTTAAGCCCCACAAAAGATGTTTTTGTTTCAGCCCTCGGCTTTGCTTTGTCAATTAACAGTCCATGTGCCCCATTTGGAGATGAACTTCAAAGATCTGCTCAGGAACAAGTTGACTACATGTTAAGGGCAGACGCCGACACGTCATTGGTAATAAAGGACGATGAAGTAAAATCCGTGTTGAAGACAGGACTTTTTAGAACTTGTAGATCATTTGAGAGGGAGCTATCTTCCCTACTTTTGGAGCCTGACCTTGCATCTCAAGCCAAAGAAGACAAAATACTGAGGACATTATCTGATCTTGAATGGATATGTTCTTTACTTCCAAAGATGAACTTAATGAAAGACTTCGTTTACAACTGGATCGAGATATCTGGGAACATTCTGAAGGTAATCGAAGACGAAAAGTTGAATTCTTTAATGTGGGGTTTGAAACTTAAGTTGATTGAGATGACCAACAAAGCCTTGGAAGCTGTTGGCTATGGCACCGTAATTCTTCCTGCGCCATACCGCTTGTCACTACTTAAATTCTGGCTTCCATATATCAGGAAGATGAAGCCTCTACTAGATTCGAAGTGCATTGCAGAGACAGATTTTCGTTACAAGATGGACGAAGAACTGTGCATGAACATTGAGGGGGCAATTGTTTCTATGGTATTGGCATTGCCTTCAAATGATCAAGCAGGTATCTTGGCAGACTGGATGAAAGCTGAGGAAATACAATATCCTGATTTAACAGATGCTTTTGAATTATGGTGTTATAGGACCAAATCTGCAAAGCGGAGATTGATTGAAGGTTTTGACGGAGCTTGCTCTGACAACAGTGATGATGGTACAATCAGCTTTTAA
- the LOC101204617 gene encoding dof zinc finger protein DOF4.6, which translates to MDTAQWPQEIVVKPIEEIVTNTCPKPSVSILERKIRPQKEQALNCPRCNSSNTKFCYYNNYSLTQPRYFCKTCRRYWTEGGSLRNIPVGGGSRKNKRPSSNSSSSTSPTPPNSSSQSQPNFPKKILDHQLPQNPKITPSQDLNLFFPPSNNQDHHRFTTTNNNLSEMILVGSNPSINNATSSSASATTTMSSPPPSQPSVMELLTGMANNNNNNSSRGLNCFVPMSSVVVPDPSSVYTGGFPDLHDQFKPSLGFSLDGYGVVSTEAGNGAGRLMQLPFEDLKQVSNGVEQGKDQQGDDHNSNGYWSGMLGGGSW; encoded by the exons ATGGATACTGCTCAATGGCCACAG gagaTTGTGGTGAAGCCAATTGAAGAAATTGTGACAAACACATGTCCAAAACCAAGTGTTTCaattttagagagaaaaattagaCCACAGAAGGAACAAGCTTTGAATTGTCCAAGGTGTAATTCAAGCAATACAAAGTTTTgttattacaataattatagtCTCACACAACCAAGATACTTTTGCAAAACTTGCAGAAGGTATTGGACTGAAGGTGGATCTTTAAGAAACATTCCTGTTGGTGGAGGctcaagaaaaaacaaaagaccTTCTTCTAATTCTTCATCATCTACATCTCCCACACCACctaattcttcttctcaatctCAACCTAATTTCCCCAAGAAAATTCTTGATCATCAGCTCcctcaaaaccctaaaatcaCCCCCTCCCAAGATCTCAACTTGTTTTTTCCACCCTCAAACAATCAAGATCATCATCGTTTCACCACTACTAACAACAACCTCTCCGAAATGATTCTTGTTGGTAGTAACCCTTCCATTAATAATGCCACCTCTTCCTCCGCTTCTGCGACCACGACAATGTCGTCACCACCCCCATCGCAACCTTCGGTGATGGAGCTTCTCACCGGGATGGcgaacaacaacaacaacaactcTAGTAGGGGTTTGAATTGTTTCGTTCCGATGTCGTCAGTTGTTGTCCCTGATCCTAGCTCTGTTTACACGGGAGGGTTTCCTGATCTTCATGATCAATTCAAACCAAGCCTTGGATTCTCTCTCGACGGATATGGTGTCGTCTCAACCGAGGCAGGTAATGGTGCAGGGAGGCTTATGCAGCTGCCATTTGAGGATTTGAAGCAAGTGTCTAATGGAGTTGAACAAGGGAAAGATCAGCAAGGAGATGATCATAATTCAAATGGGTATTGGAGTGGAATGTTGGGTGGAGGATCATGGTAA